The sequence TTCTTCAGGGGTGCCATCAGCGAAGATGCTACCCTCTTTAAGCAGGATGAGCCTTTCGAAGTAGAGGGCAGCCATGTTGAGGTCATGCATCACTCCTATAACGGTGACCCCCTGTTCGCGGTTGAGGCGCCGCACCAGGTCAAGGATCTCCACCTGATGGTTGATGTCCAGGTGCGCTGTAGGCTCGTCCAGAAGTAATATTCTAGGTTCTTGAGCCAGGGCCATGGCAAGGATCGCCTTTTGCCGCTCCCCGCCGCTTAGTTCATTGAAGAAACGCTCCTTCAGGGATGCGATGCCGACATGCTCCATAGCTTGCTGCACCACGCTATGGTCCCGCTCCCCCTCATCGGAGAAGATGCTGTGAAAGGGGGTCCTGCCCAGAAGCACTACCTCCCTCAGGGTGAAGGCGAAGGGCATACTGAACTGCTGCGGCACTACAGCTACACGCTGTGCCACCTGCCTCCGTTTCATCCTGCCCAATATTGAACCGTTAAGATGTATATCTCCAGTTGCTGGTCTCAGTACACCGCTCACGAGCTTTATAAGAGTGGTCTTCCCCGAGCCATTTGGCCCCAGAAGAGCCACCACCTCTCCTTCCCCGACTGATAGGTTGATTTGACGTAAAACCGGGTTGTCACCATAGGAAAAAGAGACCTGCTTAATGCTAATCATCAAAAAGCATACTCCCTTCTGGT comes from Dehalococcoidia bacterium and encodes:
- a CDS encoding heme ABC transporter ATP-binding protein encodes the protein MISIKQVSFSYGDNPVLRQINLSVGEGEVVALLGPNGSGKTTLIKLVSGVLRPATGDIHLNGSILGRMKRRQVAQRVAVVPQQFSMPFAFTLREVVLLGRTPFHSIFSDEGERDHSVVQQAMEHVGIASLKERFFNELSGGERQKAILAMALAQEPRILLLDEPTAHLDINHQVEILDLVRRLNREQGVTVIGVMHDLNMAALYFERLILLKEGSIFADGTPEEVLTAETIEEVFSASVQVTRHPFTNTPHVVVVPGQTLPR